The DNA segment TGGTAGAGTTTGGTGTGGTTGGGCATGTCCACAAACAATTTTCAGAGTTGTATTTAGAGATTTAATTGAGACAAAACTTTTAGGTTTAAGAAGATTGAAAAACAAACAAAAGGATATTGATTACAGCAAAAAATCAAATCAATTCAAAAAATATATTGCACTAATTATTTGGGCTTTTTTATGTTTAATTGCTGCTTCTAATTTTATGTGGTATTTTATTCCTCCTGAAGATTTTTTTACTTATATTTTAAGTCCAAAAGAGCATAGTTTTATGATTTTATTTGTAATAACTATTGCTGGTTTTCTTTTTTATGATATTGTTTTTTGGAAAGAGGATTTCTGTACATATACTTGTCCTTATTCAAGAATTCAATCAGTTTTATATGATGATAATACTGTGCAAGTTGTTTATAATACAAATAGAGGTGGAGAGGTTTATAAAAACAATCAAAAATCTATTTTTGATGTAAAACAGTGGAGTTCAAATCAAGAGTGTACCACTTGTGAAGCCTGCGTAAAAGTTTGTCCTACACATATAGATATTAGAAAAGGTTTGCAAGTTGAGTGTATAAACTGTTTGGAGTGTTCTGATGCTTGTAGCACTGTTATGGGAAAACTTGGGAAGAGTTCTCTTATTGTTTGGGGAAGCACAAATAGTGTTATAAAAAAAGTTAAAACAAAACTATTCTCAAAACGAAATCTAGCTTATATGGCAAGTCTATTGGTCTGTGTTTTTTTTGCAACAGCAATGCTTGTTGAAAAAAAGGATTTTATTGTAAATATAAATAAAACAACACAGCTTTATAAAATTGCAGAAGATAAAACCGTTTCAAACAACTATCTTTTTACTTTTTCAAATAGCCAAGACAAAGAGCTTTTGATAAATATGCAGTTGGAAAATAAAAAAGATTTCGAGATTAAAAGATTTGAATCTTTTATATTAAAACCAAATCAGAGAGTAAAAAAAGTAGTTGTGGTAAAAAGCAAAAAAAGACTCTTTTTATCTGATACAAAAGATACTGCTTTAAATCTAAAAGTAGATATTTTTGCAAATGAAAACAGAGATAAAAAACAGACTTGGGATCTATCTTTTATCTATCCAAGAGAGAGCCTTTTTAAATAACTGCTTTTTCAATAAGAAGAGAGAAAACAACTCTCTTTTTGTTGTTAAAAACTTCAATTTTTCCATTAAAACTCTCTTCTATAATCTGCTTACATAAAAAAAGTCCCAAACCAGTGCCTTCCTCTTTTGTTGAAAAATAAGGTTTAAAAAGTTTTGATAGATTATTTTCTTCTATTTTAGGTCCATTATTTGATATTAAAATAGTCACCTCTGCACTTGAAGAGTTTACTTCTATCTCTATTTTTGGCTCTTCTACATTTTTAAGAGCATCTTTACTATTTGATAAAATTGCCAAAAATACTTGAGATAATTCATTTTTTATTCCAAAAACTTTTATATTTTCATCTGTCTTATAAGATACATCAAGGCTAATATTGTACTTTTTTAAATCTGCTTGTAAAATTGTTTGAACATTTAAGATTGCCTCCTTTACGGAGAAAATCTCTCTTTTTTTAGAAGGGGAATAAAACTCTTTGAAATCATTTATAGTTTTTGATAAAAACTCAATTTGGTTATTTGCTTGTGAAA comes from the Halarcobacter ebronensis genome and includes:
- the ccoG gene encoding cytochrome c oxidase accessory protein CcoG, giving the protein MSYTKKRYLTYGIFTLFILILPYITVDGKHMLMLSFEYSKFHFLGFVFDVNELFIMPFLLIILFIGIFAITTIFGRVWCGWACPQTIFRVVFRDLIETKLLGLRRLKNKQKDIDYSKKSNQFKKYIALIIWAFLCLIAASNFMWYFIPPEDFFTYILSPKEHSFMILFVITIAGFLFYDIVFWKEDFCTYTCPYSRIQSVLYDDNTVQVVYNTNRGGEVYKNNQKSIFDVKQWSSNQECTTCEACVKVCPTHIDIRKGLQVECINCLECSDACSTVMGKLGKSSLIVWGSTNSVIKKVKTKLFSKRNLAYMASLLVCVFFATAMLVEKKDFIVNINKTTQLYKIAEDKTVSNNYLFTFSNSQDKELLINMQLENKKDFEIKRFESFILKPNQRVKKVVVVKSKKRLFLSDTKDTALNLKVDIFANENRDKKQTWDLSFIYPRESLFK